A single region of the Ziziphus jujuba cultivar Dongzao chromosome 10, ASM3175591v1 genome encodes:
- the LOC107412147 gene encoding trihelix transcription factor GTL2: MFDGVPDQLHQFIASSRSTTTSSLPLPLSSFPLHASPSPNTITFPPLDAYSNNHHHNHHQVPLQPHHQVLLQPLHHNPPPPAQKINHEEKEGNNLVNSFNLEIDDDTDRSSIPEPVAPPPPPPWSHDEVLALLRIRSTMENWFPDFTWEHISRKMAELGFKRSAEKCKEKFEEESRYFNNINYIKNYRFLTELEELYHGHDHPHHHQNPQVVGAEKSQKAQAVDKPSERREGEEDKRGQSVEKESENNEEKMMMEERLKRKKRKRHKSFEIFKGFCEDIVNKMMAQQEEMQNKLLEDMVKRDEEKVAKEEAWKKQEILRMNKELEIMAHEQALAGDRQATIIEFLKKFTSTSSSSSGGEILKSFNPFIPPTSSSSIQPLQNPNPTSTSTVGNRHQNSNSLSLVVPENPSSNPATPTIPKLPTTSSPLASKNPNSFDTQKKPLTPTSTSCSIQKVPQNPSSNEKDDIGKRWPRDEVLALINLRCSLYNSNEDKEGVKAPLWERISQGMLDLGYKRSAKRCKEKWENINKYFRKTKDVNKKRSIDSRTCPYFHQLSTLYNQGTVNAGHPTQVQEHCSANSPESHSSALPETTGRGGNSSLVGIVGSSFTADSCLHDTNQGARNMVQVSAAFDFEF, encoded by the exons ATGTTTGATGGAGTGCCTGACCAGTTGCACCAATTCATAGCCTCCTCAAGAAGTACTACTACTTCCTCTCTTCCTCTACCTCTCTCTTCTTTCCCTCTTCATGCTTCTCCTTCACCCAATACTATTACTTTCCCTCCCCTTGATGCTTATTctaataatcatcatcataaccaTCATCAAGTCCCTCTGCAACCTCATCATCAAGTACTTTTGCAACCATTGCACCACAACCCTCCTCCTCCTGCTCAGAAGATTAATCATGAAGAGAAAGAAGGAAACAACTTggttaattcttttaatttggagATTGATGATGATACAGACAGATCATCAATACCGGAACCGGTTGCTCCTCCTCCTCCCCCTCCATGGAGCCATGATGAAGTTCTTGCACTGTTGAGGATCAGATCTACCATGGAGAATTGGTTCCCAGACTTCACTTGGGAACATATCTCAAG GAAGATGGCAGAGCTTGGTTTCAAAAGGAGTGCTGAGAAATGCAAGGAAAAATTTGAAGAGGAAAGCAGATACTTCAACAACATTAATTACATAAAGAACTACAGGTTTCTCACTGAGCTTGAGGAACTCTATCATGGTCATgatcatcctcatcatcatcaaaacCCTCAAGTTGTTGGTGCTGAAAAGAGCCAAAAGGCACAAGCAGTAGATAAGCCAAGTGAAagaagagaaggagaagaagataaaagagGTCAGAGTGTGGAGAAAGAATCAGAGAATAATGAAGAGAaaatgatgatggaagaaagactgaagaggaagaaaagaaaaagacataaGAGTTTTGAGATTTTCAAAGGTTTCTGTGAGGACATTGTGAACAAGATGATGGCTCAGCAGGAAGAGATGCAAAACAAGCTTCTTGAAGATATGGTGAAGAGGGATGAAGAGAAAGTGGCAAAAGAAGAAGCTTGGAAGAAGCAAGAGATACTGAGGATGAATAAGGAGCTTGAAATTATGGCTCATGAACAAGCTCTTGCTGGTGATAGACAAGCTACAATAATTGAGTTCTTGAAGAAATTCACatccacttcttcttcttcttctggtgGGGAAATTCTTAAGAGTTTCAACCCATTTATTCCTCcaacttcatcttcttcaattCAACCACTACAAAACCCTAATCCTACATCTACTAGTACTGTTGGTAATCGTCATCAAAATTCTAATTCTTTATCCCTTGTAGTACCCGAAAACCCTAGTTCAAATCCTGCTACTCCAACCATTCCAAAGCTACCCACTACTTCATCTCCACTAGCTTCCAAAAACCCTAATTCTTTCGACACCCAAAAGAAGCCATTAACACCTACTTCAACATCATGTTCAATACAGAAAGTCCCTCAAAACCCTAGTTCCAATGAGAAAGATGATATTGGGAAAAGATGGCCAAGAGATGAAGTACTGGCTTTGATAAACCTAAGGTGCAGTCTGTACAATAGCAATGAAGATAAAGAAGGAGTCAAAGCCCCGTTATGGGAGAGAATATCCCAAGGAATGCTGGATTTGGGTTATAAAAGAAGTGCCAAGAGATGCAAAGAAAAATGGGAGAACATAAATAAGTACTTCAGGAAAACCAAGGATGTTAACAAGAAAAGGTCAATTGATTCTAGGACTTGTCCTTATTTTCATCAATTAAGCACTTTGTATAATCAAGGAACCGTAAATGCTGGACATCCCACTCAAGTCCAGGAACATTGCTCGGCCAATTCGCCGGAAAGCCACTCTTCGGCTTTGCCGGAAACCACCGGCCGCGGTGGAAATTCTTCTCTAGTAGGAATAGTAGGGTCTTCTTTCACCGCTGATTCTTGTTTGCATGATACCAATCAAGGTGCGAGAAATATGGTGCAGGTTTCAGCAGCCTTTGATTTtgaattctaa
- the LOC107412233 gene encoding multisubstrate pseudouridine synthase 7 isoform X2, with translation MWQRNVSSCLSALKPYFLLCNNATKSSRITFKTLTLMKTLDEKDVGIFCYISQLPGFRGILKQRYSDFIVNEVDWDGNVVHLSSLDAPPEAIEENGTEIDENVSKSYTTEIESFRCLAGDSDAGCLEAFINQICSGGKDSISPIVLSPDSDKSHRTAIHNFFKENFKFLVTDTVDGPDASSKCIRVRLNSGGWSNRGRNSKKRKERGDKPFDSRGSEDWQGKAGKFLRFHLYKENKDSQEALGLIGKMLGIKPRSFGFAGTKDKRAVSTQRVTVFKLRANRLAALNDRLIGIKVGDFCYVEEGLLLGQLLGNRFTITLRGVVADSEDTIKASASALGLGGFINYYGLQLQCLKKCPGNYLQALKTIPRTLRMMYVHSYQSYLWNHAASMRVQKYGTDKVVLGDLVYCKENDTEKVREVVNAEYEDEDCNDAFDSHDLDEISTTDIPNERTNLVKAVSAEDILNGGYTIDDVVLPLPGSRVIFPANDIAEVYHDLAKKDGISLTESVHNVKEFSITSMTGSYRRVFQKPLDYEWELLTYTDGTKPLAETDLDIIAKSKPAKQANKDPANGNGDGNLSNCIKESEHSVSDIELRTDDNDNVEGEKKVGLPQVESTRSTSSQEAQKALKLIFTLPASCYATMAIRELLKTSTSVAFHKTLNQ, from the exons aTGTGGCAGAGGAATGTATCATCGTGCTTATCTGCTCTAAAACCCTACTTTTTGCTCTGCAACAACGCCACCAAATCCAGTAGAATAACCTTTAAGACACTAACGCTCATGAAAACTCTTGATGAAAAGGACGTCGGCATCTTCTGCTATATTTCCCAGCTCCCTGGATTTCGAGGCATTTTAAAGCAGAG ATATTCTGATTTTATTGTGAACGAAGTAGATTGGGATGGAAATGTTGTCCATTTGTCCTCGTTGGATGCACCTCCAGAG GCTATTGAGGAAAATGGAACAGAGATAGATGAAAATGTGAGCAAAAGTTATACTACTGAAATTGAATCATTCAGATGCCTTGCTGGTGATTCAGATGCTGGATGTTTAGAAGCTTTTATCAATCAAATTTGTTCTGGCGGTAAAGATAGCATTTCACCTATTGTTCTTTCCCCTGACTCTGATAAATCTCATCGAACG gcaatacataatttttttaaggagaACTTTAAGTTCCTTGTCACTGATACCGTTGATGGGCCAGATGCTTCATCGAAGTGCATCCGTGTGAGATTAAATTCTGGAGGTTGGAGCAACCGAGGCAGAAACTCTAAAAAACGGAAAGAAAGAGGTGATAAACCATTTGATAGCAGAGGTTCAGAAGACTGGCAAGGGAAGGCTGGCAAGTTCCTTAG GTTTCATCTTTACAAAGAGAACAAGGATTCACAGGAGGCATTAGGATTAATAGGAAAGATGCTTGGCATTAAG CCAAGATCTTTTGGGTTTGCTGGTACGAAGGATAAGCGTGCAGTCTCAACTCAAAGG GTTACAGTTTTCAAGCTGCGTGCCAATAGATTAGCTGCCCTTAACGATAGGTTGATCGGTATCAAAGTGGGTGACTTCTG CTATGTTGAGGAAGGACTTCTCCTTGGACAACTTCTGGGAAACAGATTTACTATCACATTGCG AGGAGTTGTTGCCGATTCTGAAGATACCATCAAAGCATCTGCAAGCGCCTTGGGGCTAGGGGGTTTTATTAACTACTACGGTCTACAA CTTCAATGTTTGAAGAAATGTCCTGGGAACTACTTGCAGGCACTGAAAACTATACCGAGGACTTTGAGAATGAT GTATGTACACAGCTATCAAAGCTACTTATGGAACCATGCAGCAAGTATGAGAGTGCAAAAATATG GAACTGACAAAGTTGTGTTGGGAGACTTGGTATATTGTAAAGAAAATGACACTGAGAAGGTGAGAGAGGTTGTTAATGCTGAATATGAAGATGAAGACTGCAATGATGCATTTGATTCTCATGATTTGGATGAAATCTCTACTACAGATATTCCCAATGAAAGGACTAATCTTGTAAAG GCTGTAAGTGCAGAAGATATCCTTAATGGAGGTTATACTATTGATGATGTTGTTCTTCCTTTGCCTGG TTCAAGGGTAATTTTTCCTGCAAATGACATAGCTGAAGTTTATCATGATCTGGCAAAGAAG GATGGAATCAGCTTGACGGAAAGTGTACATAATGTCAA GGAATTCTCAATTACAAGTATGACTGGAAGCTATAGGCGGGTCTTCCAAAAGCCACTTGACTACGAGTG GGAATTACTCACGTATACTGATGGTACCAAACCATTGGCAGAAACTGATTTAGACATTATTGCTAAATCTAAACCTGCTAAACAAGCTAACAAGGATCCAGCAAATGGAAATGGAGACGGAAATTTATCTAATTGCATAAAAGAGTCAGAACATTCTGTCAGTGATATAGAGCTTCGAACAGATGATAATGATAATGTGGAGGGAGAGAAAAAAGTAGGGTTACCACAAGTTGAATCTACACGTAGCACTAGTTCTCAAGAAGCCCAGAAGGCTCTCAAGTTGATCTTTACTCTGCCTGCTTCTTGTTATGCGACAATGGCCATCAGAGAGCTGCTGAAGACATCAACCTCT GTTGCATTTCACAAAACGTTAAACCAGTGA
- the LOC107412178 gene encoding mitochondrial import inner membrane translocase subunit TIM23-3, whose protein sequence is MADSTNYNNNDQKKTRLYNPYQDLQVPIRNLYNLPTAHEHVFIEEATKPHRSWGENLCYYTGCGYFSGAIIGGAKGSIEGLKSAEPGDTLKLRVNRVLNSGGHMGRSFGNSLGVLGLIFAGLESGVNHFRGREDLLNTIVAGLGTGALYKAASGPRSAAIAGAIGGIAAAAAVAGKQAVKRYVPI, encoded by the coding sequence ATGGCGGATTCCACAAATTACAACAACAACGACCAGAAAAAGACCAGGCTTTACAATCCCTACCAGGATCTTCAAGTTCCAATCCGAAATCTCTATAATCTTCCAACAGCCCATGAACACGTATTCATCGAGGAGGCCACCAAGCCCCACCGATCTTGGGGCGAGAACCTCTGCTACTACACCGGTTGTGGTTACTTTTCCGGTGCGATCATCGGCGGAGCAAAGGGCTCCATCGAAGGCCTCAAGTCCGCCGAGCCCGGCGACACTCTCAAACTCCGTGTCAATCGGGTTCTCAACTCCGGAGGTCACATGGGTCGGAGTTTCGGGAACTCCCTCGGCGTTCTTGGATTGATTTTTGCTGGTTTGGAAAGTGGGGTTAATCATTTCAGGGGTCGCGAAGACTTGTTGAATACTATTGTGGCCGGCTTAGGAACCGGTGCGCTTTACAAGGCTGCGTCTGGACCCAGATCGGCTGCGATCGCCGGAGCTATCGGAGGGATTGCGGCGGCTGCTGCGGTTGCTGGGAAGCAGGCGGTGAAGAGATATGTGCCGATTTAG
- the LOC107412233 gene encoding multisubstrate pseudouridine synthase 7 isoform X1: MWQRNVSSCLSALKPYFLLCNNATKSSRITFKTLTLMKTLDEKDVGIFCYISQLPGFRGILKQRYSDFIVNEVDWDGNVVHLSSLDAPPEAIEENGTEIDENVSKSYTTEIESFRCLAGDSDAGCLEAFINQICSGGKDSISPIVLSPDSDKSHRTAIHNFFKENFKFLVTDTVDGPDASSKCIRVRLNSGGWSNRGRNSKKRKERGDKPFDSRGSEDWQGKAGKFLRFHLYKENKDSQEALGLIGKMLGIKPRSFGFAGTKDKRAVSTQRVTVFKLRANRLAALNDRLIGIKVGDFCYVEEGLLLGQLLGNRFTITLRGVVADSEDTIKASASALGLGGFINYYGLQRFGSGSVPTFLIGAALLRGEWKTAVSMILDPREGERNEITNARQYYKENNDIEGTLRQLPRYLVAERSILQCLKKCPGNYLQALKTIPRTLRMMYVHSYQSYLWNHAASMRVQKYGTDKVVLGDLVYCKENDTEKVREVVNAEYEDEDCNDAFDSHDLDEISTTDIPNERTNLVKAVSAEDILNGGYTIDDVVLPLPGSRVIFPANDIAEVYHDLAKKDGISLTESVHNVKEFSITSMTGSYRRVFQKPLDYEWELLTYTDGTKPLAETDLDIIAKSKPAKQANKDPANGNGDGNLSNCIKESEHSVSDIELRTDDNDNVEGEKKVGLPQVESTRSTSSQEAQKALKLIFTLPASCYATMAIRELLKTSTSVAFHKTLNQ, encoded by the exons aTGTGGCAGAGGAATGTATCATCGTGCTTATCTGCTCTAAAACCCTACTTTTTGCTCTGCAACAACGCCACCAAATCCAGTAGAATAACCTTTAAGACACTAACGCTCATGAAAACTCTTGATGAAAAGGACGTCGGCATCTTCTGCTATATTTCCCAGCTCCCTGGATTTCGAGGCATTTTAAAGCAGAG ATATTCTGATTTTATTGTGAACGAAGTAGATTGGGATGGAAATGTTGTCCATTTGTCCTCGTTGGATGCACCTCCAGAG GCTATTGAGGAAAATGGAACAGAGATAGATGAAAATGTGAGCAAAAGTTATACTACTGAAATTGAATCATTCAGATGCCTTGCTGGTGATTCAGATGCTGGATGTTTAGAAGCTTTTATCAATCAAATTTGTTCTGGCGGTAAAGATAGCATTTCACCTATTGTTCTTTCCCCTGACTCTGATAAATCTCATCGAACG gcaatacataatttttttaaggagaACTTTAAGTTCCTTGTCACTGATACCGTTGATGGGCCAGATGCTTCATCGAAGTGCATCCGTGTGAGATTAAATTCTGGAGGTTGGAGCAACCGAGGCAGAAACTCTAAAAAACGGAAAGAAAGAGGTGATAAACCATTTGATAGCAGAGGTTCAGAAGACTGGCAAGGGAAGGCTGGCAAGTTCCTTAG GTTTCATCTTTACAAAGAGAACAAGGATTCACAGGAGGCATTAGGATTAATAGGAAAGATGCTTGGCATTAAG CCAAGATCTTTTGGGTTTGCTGGTACGAAGGATAAGCGTGCAGTCTCAACTCAAAGG GTTACAGTTTTCAAGCTGCGTGCCAATAGATTAGCTGCCCTTAACGATAGGTTGATCGGTATCAAAGTGGGTGACTTCTG CTATGTTGAGGAAGGACTTCTCCTTGGACAACTTCTGGGAAACAGATTTACTATCACATTGCG AGGAGTTGTTGCCGATTCTGAAGATACCATCAAAGCATCTGCAAGCGCCTTGGGGCTAGGGGGTTTTATTAACTACTACGGTCTACAA CGTTTTGGAAGTGGTTCTGTGCCAACTTTCCTTATTGGAGCCGCGTTACTAAGAGGAGAGTGGAAAACTGCTGTCAGTATGATTCTTGATCCAAGAGAAGGGG AAAGAAATGAAATAACAAATGCACGCCAATATTACAAGGAAAATAATGATATTGAAGGGACACTAAGGCAATTACCTCGATATCTGGTTGCCGAGAGGTCTATA CTTCAATGTTTGAAGAAATGTCCTGGGAACTACTTGCAGGCACTGAAAACTATACCGAGGACTTTGAGAATGAT GTATGTACACAGCTATCAAAGCTACTTATGGAACCATGCAGCAAGTATGAGAGTGCAAAAATATG GAACTGACAAAGTTGTGTTGGGAGACTTGGTATATTGTAAAGAAAATGACACTGAGAAGGTGAGAGAGGTTGTTAATGCTGAATATGAAGATGAAGACTGCAATGATGCATTTGATTCTCATGATTTGGATGAAATCTCTACTACAGATATTCCCAATGAAAGGACTAATCTTGTAAAG GCTGTAAGTGCAGAAGATATCCTTAATGGAGGTTATACTATTGATGATGTTGTTCTTCCTTTGCCTGG TTCAAGGGTAATTTTTCCTGCAAATGACATAGCTGAAGTTTATCATGATCTGGCAAAGAAG GATGGAATCAGCTTGACGGAAAGTGTACATAATGTCAA GGAATTCTCAATTACAAGTATGACTGGAAGCTATAGGCGGGTCTTCCAAAAGCCACTTGACTACGAGTG GGAATTACTCACGTATACTGATGGTACCAAACCATTGGCAGAAACTGATTTAGACATTATTGCTAAATCTAAACCTGCTAAACAAGCTAACAAGGATCCAGCAAATGGAAATGGAGACGGAAATTTATCTAATTGCATAAAAGAGTCAGAACATTCTGTCAGTGATATAGAGCTTCGAACAGATGATAATGATAATGTGGAGGGAGAGAAAAAAGTAGGGTTACCACAAGTTGAATCTACACGTAGCACTAGTTCTCAAGAAGCCCAGAAGGCTCTCAAGTTGATCTTTACTCTGCCTGCTTCTTGTTATGCGACAATGGCCATCAGAGAGCTGCTGAAGACATCAACCTCT GTTGCATTTCACAAAACGTTAAACCAGTGA
- the LOC112488963 gene encoding copper-transporting ATPase RAN1-like, translated as MGDWLKWALVTLVQFGVGKRFYIAAGRALRNGSTNMDVLVALGTLASYFYSVCALLYGAFTGFWSPTYFETSAMLITFELLGKYLECLAKGKTSDAIKKLVELAPATTMLIIKGKDRRCIGEREIDALLIQLGDTLKVLPGAKVPADGTVVWGSSYVNESMVTGESIPVLKEVGSSVIGGTINLHGALHIQATRVGSDAVLSQIISLVETAQMSKAPIQKFVDFIASIFVPTDVTMALLTLLGWYAAGALGAYPTDWLPVNGNHFVFALMFSISVVTYPAYQMPP; from the exons ATGGGTGATTGGTTGAAGTGGGCATTGGTTACTCTTGTTCAATTTGGTGTTGGGAAGCGCTTCTACATTGCAGCTGGCAGAGCCCTACGAAATGGTTCAACTAACATGGATGTTTTGGTTGCATTGGGAACTTTAGCATCTTACTTCTACTCTGTTTGCGCTCTTCTATATGGTGCTTTCACTGGGTTTTGGTCTCCTACATACTTTGAAACAAGTGCAATGCTGATAACATTTGAACTTTTGGGGAAGTATTTGGAATGTTTGGCAAAAGGGAAAACATCAGATGCCATCAAGAAATTGGTAGAACTTGCACCAGCAACAACAATGCTGATTATCAAGGGGAAAG ATAGGAGATGTATTGGAGAAAGGGAAATTGATGCATTGCTAATTCAGCTTGGTGATACACTGAAAGTTCTTCCTGGTGCCAAAGTTCCTGCTGATGGTACTGTTGTGTGGGGGTCGAGTTATGTCAATGAGAGTATGGTGACTGGTGAATCTATACCTGTCCTGAAGGAAGTCGGTTCATCGGTTATTGGGGGCACAATAAATTTACATGGTGCTCTTCACATACAAGCTACTAGAGTTGGTTCCGATGCGGTGTTGAGTCAGATAATAAGTTTGGTTGAGACGGCCCAAATGTCCAAAGCTCCCATTCAGAAGTTTGTTGATTTT ATTGCCAGCATCTTTGTACCTACAGATGTTACCATGGCATTGTTGACATTGTTGGGTTG GTATGCCGCTGGAGCACTTGGAGCCTACCCAACAGACTGGCTTCCTGTAAATGgaaatcattttgtttttgcCCTTATGTTCTCTATCTCAGTAGTT ACCTATCCGGCATACCAAATGCCCCCTTAA